From the Bacteroidia bacterium genome, one window contains:
- a CDS encoding small ribosomal subunit Rsm22 family protein — protein sequence MHRTVMDVGDQSSILRIPESWPVVLKHYFGLDTGDSALLRRTADAVQRLSAHLNDVQTRRNQRTLPYLSDPALRAAYTLYYMTANMLKLHVPLGEIALAGVFRERSDLSVIDLGCGPGTGLAGLVSWLPPDCDLSYTGLDVLPQALDFTATLGVALKSVLPGLHLSTMRADISRVRSHSASYDVVLMMNALNEIPDNARSVNALLRQMTKVNGWVVLIEPALRSTSRRLLELRDTLVHEGWTVYSPCFRQQHCPALEAPQDWCHHEAAWERPEYIRTIDHMLGMVKLSLKFSYLVLNRHGATLAGQLDTANPCRVVSELAKEKGRSWCFACGEQGRVRLRRNTRDASASNAAMDTLNRYDIISVNNAEARGDGQQVLPETVVTRLRPASPDG from the coding sequence ATGCATAGAACCGTCATGGATGTTGGAGATCAGTCCTCGATACTTCGTATCCCGGAGTCGTGGCCCGTGGTGCTGAAGCACTATTTCGGCTTGGATACCGGTGACTCCGCTCTGCTCAGGCGCACGGCGGATGCCGTACAACGCTTGTCCGCACACCTGAACGACGTTCAAACGCGCAGGAATCAGCGTACGTTACCCTATCTTTCGGACCCAGCGCTCAGAGCGGCATACACGCTCTACTACATGACAGCGAATATGCTCAAACTCCACGTGCCACTCGGCGAGATAGCCCTTGCCGGCGTATTTCGGGAGAGGAGCGACTTGAGCGTCATCGATCTGGGGTGCGGTCCCGGTACCGGACTCGCGGGACTGGTATCCTGGCTGCCTCCGGACTGCGATCTCTCCTATACTGGTCTGGATGTGCTGCCGCAAGCTCTCGATTTCACGGCGACCTTGGGTGTCGCCCTGAAAAGCGTTCTCCCGGGATTACACCTGTCGACGATGCGAGCGGATATCTCCCGCGTGCGGTCACATTCTGCTTCCTATGATGTGGTTCTGATGATGAATGCACTGAATGAGATCCCGGACAATGCGCGGAGTGTAAACGCCCTGTTACGGCAGATGACCAAGGTAAACGGGTGGGTGGTGCTCATCGAGCCCGCCCTGAGAAGCACTTCGCGGAGACTGCTGGAGCTTCGGGATACGTTGGTGCATGAGGGCTGGACGGTGTACTCGCCGTGTTTTCGTCAGCAGCACTGCCCGGCACTGGAAGCGCCACAGGACTGGTGTCATCACGAGGCGGCGTGGGAGCGACCGGAGTATATCAGAACCATAGATCACATGCTCGGTATGGTGAAGTTATCCCTGAAATTCAGCTATCTGGTTCTGAACCGCCACGGCGCGACACTGGCCGGACAGCTCGATACGGCGAATCCATGCCGCGTCGTGAGCGAGCTGGCAAAGGAAAAAGGGAGGAGCTGGTGCTTTGCCTGCGGCGAACAGGGGCGCGTCCGTCTGCGCAGGAACACCCGCGACGCCAGCGCGAGCAACGCGGCGATGGATACCCTGAACCGCTACGATATCATTTCGGTCAACAATGCGGAAGCACGCGGGGATGGACAGCAGGTATTGCCGGAAACGGTCGTCACCAGACTACGGCCCGCATCACCTGATGGTTAG
- a CDS encoding GNAT family N-acetyltransferase, whose amino-acid sequence MKHVDTSAVRITSLAHEHADHFLALIDALADYEKLARPDAAAKQRLLEDGLGTRQRFEAFLAWIDDTPVGYAITFETYSSFLAKPTQYLEDIFILPEYRKQKAGLALFLHVAGLARTRGCGRMEWTVLDWNTSAQSFYDALGAVHLREWFLYRLTEEQLATLPH is encoded by the coding sequence ATGAAACACGTTGACACCTCCGCAGTGCGAATCACTTCGCTCGCGCACGAGCATGCAGATCATTTTCTCGCGCTCATCGACGCACTGGCCGATTACGAAAAACTCGCACGACCCGACGCTGCCGCCAAACAGCGCCTTCTGGAGGATGGGCTCGGCACGAGGCAGCGCTTCGAAGCGTTTCTTGCATGGATCGATGACACGCCGGTCGGGTACGCAATTACTTTTGAGACGTACTCCAGTTTTCTCGCAAAACCCACACAATATCTCGAAGATATTTTCATCCTTCCCGAGTACCGTAAGCAGAAAGCCGGACTCGCCTTGTTCCTGCACGTAGCCGGGCTTGCCCGAACGCGTGGCTGCGGACGCATGGAATGGACGGTATTGGACTGGAACACCTCCGCACAGAGTTTCTACGACGCGCTGGGCGCCGTACATCTTCGCGAATGGTTCCTCTACCGTTTGACGGAAGAACAACTCGCAACCCTGCCACATTGA
- a CDS encoding SdiA-regulated domain-containing protein produces the protein MHIEHSLPLQLQPAHRSYVTLLVLSLLLSGGIAQQTLFAQTALLHRFDVSEKSASVKRLPSALSEISGLALTSDGKLYAHNDEAGRIYVLEPWSGKQIRSFDLGRGLAREDFEGIAVAGEQIWLVNSAGTLFAFSDPGTTGNAKYTVYKTALSRRNDVEGLCYDPVRNELLLACKEYAGTRTVGDRAVWAFSLTDKRLKSAPRFVLSRSQLGRITGKNDNGFSGIERNPQSGTFFLLSSKGQYLVELSAEGAILGHARLAKKAHPQPEGITFLRGGELVIADEGKKNGTLTLYPMSKR, from the coding sequence ATGCACATTGAACATTCGCTCCCTCTGCAGCTTCAACCAGCCCATCGGTCATACGTGACGCTGCTCGTCCTTTCGCTGCTGCTCTCCGGCGGTATCGCGCAACAGACTCTCTTCGCCCAAACAGCTTTGCTGCATCGTTTCGATGTGTCCGAAAAAAGCGCGTCCGTTAAACGACTCCCTTCTGCGCTTTCCGAAATTTCAGGACTGGCACTCACCTCCGACGGTAAACTCTATGCGCACAACGATGAAGCGGGGCGCATCTATGTGCTGGAACCCTGGAGCGGTAAGCAGATCAGGAGCTTCGATCTTGGAAGGGGGCTTGCACGCGAGGATTTCGAGGGAATAGCGGTAGCTGGAGAGCAGATCTGGCTTGTGAACAGCGCCGGCACGCTCTTCGCGTTCAGCGATCCGGGCACAACGGGAAACGCGAAGTATACGGTGTACAAAACCGCTCTCTCACGTCGAAACGATGTCGAGGGGCTCTGCTACGATCCTGTACGAAACGAACTCCTGCTTGCCTGTAAGGAATACGCCGGTACCCGAACGGTGGGGGACAGAGCGGTGTGGGCATTTTCCCTAACCGACAAACGATTGAAATCCGCACCCCGCTTCGTGCTTTCCCGTTCACAACTCGGCCGTATCACCGGGAAAAACGATAACGGATTTTCCGGAATCGAGCGCAATCCGCAAAGCGGCACATTTTTTCTGCTCAGCTCCAAGGGACAGTATCTCGTGGAGCTCTCCGCCGAGGGAGCCATCCTCGGACACGCACGCTTGGCGAAAAAGGCGCATCCGCAACCGGAGGGAATCACCTTTCTACGGGGTGGAGAGCTCGTAATCGCGGATGAAGGAAAAAAAAATGGGACATTGACGCTGTATCCCATGTCGAAGCGCTGA
- the mnmA gene encoding tRNA 2-thiouridine(34) synthase MnmA codes for MEKKRIVVGMSGGIDSSVAAGILVEAGHDVIGVTIKTYNYDDIGGNAANDTSCCSLDGINDAREVCAQLGIPHYVFDFSQPFRENVIDRFIATYMEGSTPNPCVICNRKIKWEELIRKGMEIGADVVAMGHYARLGFDPANGRRWISRGRDSAKDQSYALWAVSQESLACTVLPLGDWTKAETRAWAESRGLRTAVKRESYEICFIPDNDYTRFLRENVKGLEQRVAGGSVLFEGKEIGRHDGYPFYTIGQRRGLNVAAGEALYVTGIDAASNTVTVGRKNELLRRSCVAGDVTMQKYPFPEAPVRVEAKIRYKDTAAPATLYPLGNGRIRIEFDEAKSAITRGQSTVWYDGEDVVGGGVIEEVPE; via the coding sequence GTGGAGAAGAAACGAATCGTCGTCGGTATGTCGGGAGGGATAGATTCCAGTGTTGCGGCGGGTATCCTGGTCGAAGCCGGCCATGATGTGATCGGTGTTACGATAAAAACGTACAACTATGACGACATAGGCGGTAATGCGGCCAACGATACTAGTTGTTGCTCACTTGACGGTATCAATGACGCCAGGGAAGTGTGTGCGCAACTCGGCATCCCGCATTATGTGTTCGATTTTTCGCAGCCATTCCGCGAGAATGTCATTGACCGCTTCATCGCAACCTATATGGAAGGTAGTACGCCCAATCCGTGCGTCATCTGCAACCGGAAGATCAAATGGGAGGAACTGATTCGCAAGGGGATGGAGATTGGCGCGGATGTGGTGGCCATGGGGCATTACGCGCGACTGGGCTTCGATCCCGCGAACGGACGCAGGTGGATATCACGTGGAAGAGACAGCGCCAAGGACCAGTCATACGCACTCTGGGCCGTGTCGCAGGAGAGCCTGGCATGCACGGTGTTGCCCCTTGGAGATTGGACGAAGGCTGAAACCCGTGCATGGGCCGAATCACGTGGTTTGCGGACCGCCGTCAAGCGCGAAAGCTACGAAATCTGCTTCATTCCCGATAATGACTACACCCGCTTTCTTCGCGAAAATGTGAAGGGCCTGGAACAGCGTGTAGCCGGCGGCAGCGTACTCTTTGAGGGAAAAGAGATTGGTCGGCACGACGGCTACCCGTTTTATACCATCGGACAGCGCAGGGGTCTCAACGTGGCTGCCGGAGAGGCGCTGTATGTGACAGGTATCGACGCTGCGTCGAACACCGTCACCGTCGGTCGAAAAAACGAACTGCTCCGGCGCAGCTGCGTCGCGGGGGACGTCACCATGCAGAAGTACCCCTTCCCCGAAGCTCCGGTCCGTGTTGAAGCGAAAATTCGCTACAAAGATACTGCAGCGCCGGCGACCTTGTATCCGCTCGGGAACGGCCGCATTCGTATCGAATTTGACGAGGCGAAGAGCGCCATTACGAGAGGTCAGTCAACGGTGTGGTATGACGGTGAAGACGTCGTCGGAGGAGGGGTGATCGAGGAAGTTCCTGAATGA
- a CDS encoding TRC40/GET3/ArsA family transport-energizing ATPase, which translates to MSFFTGKGGVGKSTLSSLYALAQAKRGGQVLLISMDPAHNLGDIFQRELGEEEVRCADGLLVCEPDIREWSKRYIHDIEEQVRASYRYLTALNLDGYFSVLRHSPGLEEYAMTLIFRTLLERHSGLDALVFDMPPTALTLRFLASPSISRIWLEQLIALRRAMLERKEMITTVTLGRRVIETDRIVRRLEVERETAHSAEALFRDKRTTFFVVRNPDTLSAKEAKRIQGEMAALDLSPVHLLLNKMEADAAGSPAAAEAFAVFPYSPAELCGLPALEKYLTSISSNFGE; encoded by the coding sequence TTGTCTTTTTTTACCGGCAAAGGCGGCGTTGGAAAATCCACGTTGTCGTCGCTCTACGCCCTCGCGCAGGCAAAGCGCGGCGGACAGGTGCTGCTGATTTCCATGGATCCCGCACACAATCTGGGCGACATTTTTCAACGCGAGCTCGGAGAAGAAGAAGTTCGCTGCGCGGATGGTCTGCTGGTGTGTGAACCCGACATCCGGGAATGGAGCAAGAGGTATATACACGACATCGAGGAGCAGGTGCGCGCTTCGTACCGCTATCTGACCGCGCTGAATCTCGATGGGTATTTTTCGGTGCTGCGCCACTCACCCGGACTGGAGGAGTACGCGATGACCCTGATATTTCGCACGCTGCTCGAACGGCATTCCGGGCTCGATGCTCTTGTATTCGATATGCCTCCGACGGCACTCACGCTTCGCTTCCTCGCGTCTCCATCCATTTCCCGAATCTGGCTCGAACAACTCATCGCACTGCGCAGGGCCATGCTTGAACGGAAGGAGATGATCACCACAGTGACGCTCGGCAGGCGGGTCATTGAGACAGACAGGATAGTACGTCGTCTCGAAGTCGAGCGTGAAACCGCGCATTCGGCCGAGGCGTTGTTTCGCGATAAGAGAACGACCTTTTTCGTTGTGCGAAATCCCGATACGCTTTCCGCAAAAGAGGCGAAACGGATTCAAGGCGAGATGGCGGCCTTGGACCTCTCCCCCGTCCATTTGCTTCTGAACAAGATGGAAGCCGATGCCGCCGGGTCTCCCGCCGCAGCAGAGGCATTCGCGGTGTTTCCGTACTCCCCTGCGGAATTGTGCGGACTCCCGGCGCTCGAGAAGTACCTCACGAGTATCAGCAGCAACTTCGGCGAATGA
- the hpnC gene encoding squalene synthase HpnC, whose amino-acid sequence MTERVTLQESYSYCLRLARRHYENFPVASLAMPRRLRPHVAAVYAFARHADDLADEGTASPDQRLEDLAQWRMRLEQACQGRGSGHVFTALADTIRSFDIPVQLFHDLLDAFTQDAVTEEYETFGQVLEYCRRSANPVGRIVLALNGILSERTAHLSDSLCTGLQLANFWQDVSVDRLKPRIYIPKDDLARFGVASADVLAGRDSTGLRACIAFQVDRTRRYFLDAQPLFRLLPWRLGVEIRAVWHGGYRILEKIKKQEYTTVSHRPTLGYGDYTSMVYHALLKDSHHA is encoded by the coding sequence ATGACAGAGCGTGTAACTCTTCAGGAATCCTACAGTTACTGCCTTCGGCTTGCCAGACGGCATTATGAGAATTTTCCCGTCGCATCCCTTGCGATGCCACGCAGATTGCGCCCGCACGTGGCGGCGGTGTATGCTTTTGCGCGACACGCGGACGATCTCGCCGACGAAGGAACTGCGTCACCCGATCAGCGGCTGGAGGATCTTGCGCAGTGGAGGATGCGGCTCGAACAAGCCTGTCAGGGGAGGGGCAGCGGCCACGTGTTTACGGCTTTGGCCGATACCATCCGGAGCTTCGATATTCCGGTGCAGCTCTTCCATGATCTTCTGGATGCATTTACCCAGGATGCCGTGACAGAAGAATACGAGACCTTCGGGCAAGTTCTCGAATACTGCCGGCGTTCCGCCAATCCGGTGGGGCGCATTGTTCTCGCGCTGAATGGTATTTTGAGCGAGCGAACCGCACACCTGTCAGACAGTCTCTGTACCGGATTACAGCTTGCCAATTTCTGGCAGGATGTATCGGTCGATCGTCTGAAGCCGAGGATATACATCCCCAAAGACGATTTGGCCCGATTCGGCGTTGCATCTGCCGATGTGCTTGCGGGCAGGGACAGCACCGGATTGCGGGCGTGCATTGCGTTTCAGGTGGATCGGACACGACGATACTTCCTTGACGCACAACCGTTGTTCCGTTTACTTCCGTGGCGGCTCGGTGTGGAGATTCGCGCCGTCTGGCATGGTGGTTACAGGATTCTTGAAAAAATTAAAAAACAAGAGTATACTACCGTCTCTCATCGTCCCACACTCGGTTACGGAGACTATACTTCCATGGTGTATCACGCGCTTCTGAAAGATTCGCATCATGCCTGA
- the hpnD gene encoding presqualene diphosphate synthase HpnD: MPEHDITTDITRKSKTNFMLSFAMLPEEKREAIHTVYAFCRYTDDIVDEGGTSDERSAHLQSWKMELERGFLGESTHPLLNKLHTIATRFNIPAQHFFDLVRGMRMDLEKDRYATFDELYTYCYHVASTVGLMCSEIFGYKNIRTRQYAIDLGIALQLTNIVRDVREDAANGRVYIPLEDFDRFGYTTDQLLRLEYNEEFVRMMRFQVERAKTYYSKARVSLAEEDHGAFFAARIMDKIYFRILEKIERNNFPVFDTRVSLTGFEKFRIAASEYFSRAPLQYASPV; this comes from the coding sequence ATGCCTGAACACGATATCACCACCGATATTACGCGGAAAAGCAAGACAAACTTCATGCTTTCCTTCGCGATGTTGCCGGAGGAAAAACGCGAAGCGATACATACGGTGTATGCCTTCTGTCGCTATACGGACGATATCGTTGATGAGGGCGGGACGAGCGACGAAAGGAGTGCGCATCTCCAGAGTTGGAAAATGGAGCTCGAACGAGGCTTTCTCGGTGAGAGTACTCATCCCCTCCTCAACAAACTGCATACGATAGCGACGCGCTTCAACATCCCCGCGCAGCATTTCTTCGATTTGGTGCGCGGCATGCGCATGGACCTGGAGAAAGATCGCTACGCCACGTTCGACGAACTCTACACCTATTGCTACCACGTTGCATCCACAGTGGGGTTGATGTGCAGCGAAATCTTTGGGTACAAGAACATTCGTACCCGACAGTACGCCATCGATCTCGGCATAGCGCTGCAACTGACCAATATCGTGCGCGATGTTCGCGAAGACGCCGCCAACGGCCGGGTGTACATTCCTCTGGAGGATTTTGATCGTTTTGGATACACGACGGATCAGCTTCTGCGTCTCGAATACAACGAGGAGTTTGTTCGCATGATGCGCTTCCAGGTGGAGCGAGCAAAGACCTATTATTCGAAAGCACGTGTGTCCCTCGCAGAGGAGGATCACGGCGCTTTTTTTGCCGCCCGCATCATGGACAAAATCTATTTCCGCATCCTGGAAAAAATCGAACGCAATAATTTTCCTGTATTTGATACGCGGGTATCACTGACGGGCTTTGAAAAATTCCGCATCGCCGCCTCGGAGTATTTCAGCCGAGCCCCCCTCCAGTACGCTTCTCCTGTATGA
- the hpnE gene encoding hydroxysqualene dehydroxylase HpnE, with amino-acid sequence MKRVIVLGAGLAGLSASLGLVDAGCDVTLLEARPHAGGRAFSFTDRISGEEIDNGQHVLMGCYVATLRYVERIGTGALIRRLHGLSLAFRHANGESARLGAGALPGSLGMVQALLRYRLLSLRERLGIVRTMASLRFFSSERAAALHEVDCRTWLMSLGQSERAMECFWTPVVLATLNSSPATASAGYLYTVLRTIFFSGKDAADMLLPEVGLSKLLVRSAEERLVERGARVALHQTAECLEISGRNTIAVRLKGGEMLSADAIVSAVAPWSLSRLLPDVTEFDTLRRTLALFEPSPILSVHVWLARDPSIPVMTGALGTAVQWLFPKGRDADGRWRVSCTISASDALQDKHPDDMRALLAHELPLLIPGLSAQDILRILPVHERRATFLPSTGIDPHRPLPRTEIPGLYLAGDWTATSLPATIEGAILSGEAAARAVQQDFSLIENSR; translated from the coding sequence ATGAAGCGTGTCATCGTACTGGGTGCCGGCCTTGCCGGACTCTCGGCGTCTCTCGGACTCGTGGATGCCGGCTGTGACGTAACACTGCTGGAAGCCCGGCCGCACGCGGGTGGCCGGGCCTTTTCGTTCACGGACCGGATTTCCGGTGAGGAAATAGACAACGGTCAGCATGTACTGATGGGTTGCTACGTTGCCACGTTACGCTATGTCGAACGCATCGGCACCGGGGCTCTGATCCGTCGTTTGCACGGTCTGTCGCTGGCGTTTCGACACGCGAATGGCGAAAGCGCCCGACTTGGTGCCGGGGCATTGCCGGGATCCCTGGGCATGGTGCAGGCCCTGCTCCGATACAGACTGCTCTCGCTCCGGGAGCGCTTGGGAATTGTTCGCACGATGGCATCGCTGCGCTTCTTCAGCAGCGAAAGAGCGGCTGCGCTGCATGAGGTGGACTGCCGCACGTGGTTGATGTCACTTGGGCAGAGTGAACGGGCGATGGAGTGCTTTTGGACTCCGGTCGTGCTTGCCACACTCAATTCCAGCCCCGCAACAGCATCAGCGGGGTATCTCTACACCGTGTTGCGTACGATATTTTTTTCCGGGAAAGATGCAGCCGATATGTTGCTCCCTGAAGTCGGTTTATCGAAACTGCTCGTCCGGTCTGCGGAAGAGCGACTTGTGGAACGCGGAGCGCGAGTCGCATTGCACCAGACTGCGGAGTGCCTGGAAATATCCGGGCGAAACACCATTGCTGTACGGTTGAAAGGAGGAGAAATGCTGTCCGCGGACGCGATTGTGAGCGCTGTTGCGCCATGGTCTCTTTCGCGCCTTCTCCCTGACGTTACGGAATTCGACACATTGCGCCGTACCCTCGCGCTGTTCGAACCGTCCCCCATCCTTTCCGTTCACGTATGGCTTGCGCGCGATCCTTCCATCCCGGTGATGACGGGCGCGCTGGGAACCGCGGTTCAGTGGCTTTTTCCGAAAGGGCGCGACGCTGATGGCCGCTGGAGGGTGTCGTGTACGATATCCGCCTCGGATGCCCTGCAGGACAAGCATCCGGACGACATGCGGGCCTTGCTCGCGCATGAATTGCCACTGCTTATCCCGGGTTTGTCCGCCCAGGATATCCTTCGCATTCTTCCTGTGCACGAACGGCGTGCCACATTCCTGCCATCAACGGGAATTGATCCCCATCGCCCGCTCCCGCGAACGGAAATACCAGGTTTGTATCTGGCCGGCGACTGGACGGCGACGTCTCTGCCTGCAACTATAGAGGGTGCGATCTTGAGCGGAGAAGCGGCCGCCCGCGCTGTACAGCAGGATTTTTCCCTGATAGAAAATTCCCGTTAA
- a CDS encoding DUF481 domain-containing protein: MSIPLSFITLSLLLSMQAVAQVNTEKLRSSDSGRGLAVSVSAATGLVRGNSEYFSFTASGRSDLMLDESYHFLVASYDMRESGEGKISNKGFAHLRTMWNVRKNLILEGFTQLQYDQFILLKQRTLAGSGVRLGIPLAGDSSGGDALQIFVGVGAMYEHELYGADERDVVFHRLRSTNYLSLIYSLDTRVTLSTVAYAQPLFDEPANHRFVLEASVMVRLTTFLALHVDVAWNYNSHPVGNIRRYDLELSNGVSLTIR, encoded by the coding sequence GTGAGTATACCTCTTTCCTTCATCACGCTCTCGCTGCTCCTGTCGATGCAGGCGGTGGCGCAGGTAAACACCGAGAAACTCCGCAGTTCCGACAGCGGTCGCGGACTGGCCGTTTCCGTATCTGCGGCTACCGGCCTGGTGCGGGGGAATTCCGAGTATTTTTCCTTCACCGCTTCGGGCCGCAGCGATCTCATGCTGGATGAGAGCTACCATTTCCTCGTCGCCTCGTATGATATGCGTGAAAGTGGTGAAGGAAAAATCAGCAACAAAGGGTTTGCGCATCTCCGCACTATGTGGAATGTGCGGAAGAACTTGATACTGGAGGGCTTCACGCAGCTCCAATACGATCAGTTCATTCTGCTCAAGCAGCGCACGCTCGCGGGCAGCGGCGTGCGTCTGGGCATCCCTCTCGCAGGCGATTCGTCCGGCGGTGATGCGCTGCAAATATTCGTTGGAGTGGGTGCGATGTACGAGCATGAGTTGTATGGTGCGGATGAACGTGATGTGGTATTCCACCGCCTGAGGTCAACAAACTATCTTTCACTCATATACTCGTTGGATACACGTGTTACGTTAAGCACTGTAGCATACGCTCAGCCGCTGTTCGACGAGCCTGCCAATCACCGCTTCGTCCTGGAAGCCTCGGTCATGGTTCGCTTGACGACCTTTCTCGCGCTGCATGTTGATGTGGCATGGAATTATAACAGCCACCCCGTCGGAAATATCAGGCGCTACGATCTTGAGTTGAGCAACGGTGTCTCTCTAACCATCAGGTGA
- a CDS encoding malate dehydrogenase, whose protein sequence is MSNTVSVAVTGAAGAIGYALLPRIASGQLLGPDTRISLRLLELPVAMASLEGVVMELDDCAFPLLDSIHITDDPAVAFEGVSWAMLVGSKPRTKGMERNDLIRDNGPIFVGQGKALLKAATDVRAVVVGNPCNTNALIAMHNAQDIPRDRFSAMTRLDQNRAAAQLAKKAGVGVAEITNMTIWGNHSATQYPDTENAKIGGKPVRDVISDVEWLQGDMIKKVQQRGAEIINARGSSSAFSAANASIDHVRSLRAKTPDGDWYSAAIVSDGSYGIPEGLIFSYPLVSDGSGNWSIVQGLEHSDFAKDKVAKTVEELLAEREVVKDLLS, encoded by the coding sequence ATGTCCAACACCGTTTCTGTTGCCGTAACCGGCGCCGCCGGAGCGATCGGATACGCTCTGCTTCCCCGTATTGCCTCCGGCCAGTTACTTGGTCCCGACACCCGTATATCCTTGCGTCTCCTCGAACTTCCAGTCGCCATGGCCTCCCTGGAGGGCGTCGTCATGGAACTCGACGATTGTGCCTTCCCGCTGCTGGACAGCATTCACATTACCGACGACCCCGCCGTCGCTTTCGAGGGCGTTTCCTGGGCGATGCTTGTCGGCTCCAAACCGCGTACGAAGGGCATGGAGCGCAACGATTTGATCCGTGACAACGGACCGATTTTCGTCGGTCAGGGGAAAGCCCTGCTGAAAGCCGCCACGGACGTTCGTGCCGTCGTCGTCGGCAATCCCTGCAATACGAACGCGCTGATCGCAATGCACAACGCACAGGATATTCCGCGCGATCGCTTTTCGGCGATGACCCGGCTGGACCAGAATCGCGCCGCCGCGCAGCTCGCGAAGAAGGCGGGTGTCGGCGTGGCAGAAATCACGAACATGACCATCTGGGGGAATCATTCGGCGACGCAGTATCCCGACACCGAAAACGCGAAAATCGGTGGAAAACCTGTACGCGACGTCATTTCCGACGTGGAGTGGCTTCAGGGGGATATGATCAAGAAAGTACAACAGCGTGGCGCGGAAATCATCAACGCGCGCGGCAGTTCCTCCGCTTTCAGTGCGGCGAATGCTTCCATTGACCATGTTCGCAGCCTTCGTGCAAAAACACCGGACGGCGACTGGTATTCCGCCGCCATCGTTTCCGACGGAAGTTACGGCATACCCGAGGGGCTCATCTTCTCCTATCCGCTCGTGAGCGACGGCAGCGGTAACTGGAGTATCGTGCAGGGTCTCGAGCACAGCGATTTCGCCAAGGACAAAGTGGCGAAAACCGTTGAGGAACTCCTTGCCGAACGCGAGGTGGTCAAGGATCTGCTCTCCTGA
- a CDS encoding lysophospholipid acyltransferase family protein has translation MITARKSALTEAFWYRYFRRKLRKRFRALRVKGAATVPGWHGSTTSLRETLPIVFIANHSSWWDAVVPLILSYGHFRHDAYAMMEEKQLARYSFFRGVGCFSVLREDARSALRSLDYAAELLHGTARVLWMYPQGSIVSVEQRPLGFFNGISRLLYALQDAYVIPVAFRYEFLGEEAPEILVSFGEPWRIYAPDLPDRSTTTAQLEQRVIRTMDEQRESVIRRDFTGYAVLHHGTVSINQRWDSLRGKQSAMG, from the coding sequence ATGATCACTGCAAGGAAATCCGCACTCACAGAGGCCTTCTGGTATCGGTACTTCCGACGGAAATTGCGAAAGCGATTCCGTGCATTGCGTGTGAAAGGAGCCGCCACGGTACCGGGCTGGCATGGGAGCACAACGAGTTTGAGAGAAACCCTGCCAATAGTATTCATCGCGAATCATTCCTCGTGGTGGGATGCCGTCGTACCCCTGATTCTTTCGTATGGGCATTTTCGGCATGATGCCTACGCCATGATGGAAGAAAAGCAGCTTGCGCGGTACAGCTTTTTCCGCGGTGTGGGCTGTTTTTCCGTGCTTCGGGAAGACGCGCGGTCGGCGTTGCGCAGTCTTGATTATGCTGCTGAGCTGCTGCATGGCACGGCGCGTGTACTCTGGATGTATCCCCAGGGTTCAATAGTTTCCGTGGAACAGCGCCCACTCGGATTTTTCAACGGGATTTCGCGCCTGCTCTACGCCCTGCAGGATGCCTATGTCATTCCCGTGGCGTTCCGCTACGAATTCCTTGGAGAGGAAGCGCCTGAAATCCTCGTCTCTTTCGGTGAACCCTGGCGCATCTATGCCCCCGATTTGCCGGACAGGAGCACCACAACCGCTCAGCTCGAACAACGGGTCATCCGCACCATGGATGAACAGCGGGAAAGCGTCATCCGGCGTGATTTCACCGGGTATGCCGTTCTGCATCATGGGACGGTGTCCATCAACCAGCGATGGGATTCCTTGCGGGGTAAACAGAGCGCGATGGGTTGA